A genomic segment from Halomonas sp. GD1P12 encodes:
- the lptF gene encoding LPS export ABC transporter permease LptF, with protein sequence MILFRYLTREVLLTMSAVAGILLLVIMGSRFIRYFADAAEGDFPVTILGSLMFYHLPGFMELILPLAFFLGILLAYGQLYMNSEITVMVACGMSPTRLLRVTLLPASIVAILVGLCSLWLTPAGSLLTEATIEEQQSRLDVSVLAPGRFQSFGSGRTAYISGFSDNGNRMQEVLVHEQAQAEEGTHSYVTRARSGYQETSVDTGSRFLVLEEGERYGVTPGSRAAERLVFDRYTLRLGLSRDRQELDSLEFATTPELWRDPDPRAQAQFQWRAGLPLMVFVLALLAQPLSQVNPRQGRFAKLLPAVFLYVAYLSLLLAAVDAIGSQTLAAAIGVWPIHGLFLLLGGLLIWRSQRKGMR encoded by the coding sequence TTGATTTTATTTCGGTACTTGACTCGTGAAGTGTTACTCACCATGTCGGCGGTCGCCGGCATCTTGCTGCTGGTCATCATGGGTAGCCGCTTTATTCGCTACTTCGCCGATGCCGCCGAAGGCGACTTCCCGGTTACCATTCTGGGCAGTTTGATGTTCTATCACCTGCCGGGGTTCATGGAGCTGATTCTGCCGCTGGCGTTCTTTCTCGGCATTCTGCTCGCCTACGGCCAGCTCTACATGAACAGCGAAATCACCGTGATGGTCGCCTGCGGCATGAGCCCCACGCGGCTTTTGCGCGTGACGCTCTTGCCGGCGTCGATCGTGGCCATTCTGGTCGGGCTTTGCAGCCTGTGGCTGACCCCGGCGGGCTCGCTTTTGACCGAGGCGACCATCGAAGAGCAGCAGAGCCGGCTGGACGTCTCGGTACTGGCGCCCGGGCGCTTTCAGTCCTTTGGCAGCGGGCGCACCGCCTATATCAGCGGCTTTAGCGATAACGGCAACCGGATGCAGGAGGTGCTGGTCCACGAGCAGGCCCAGGCCGAGGAGGGCACGCACAGCTACGTGACTCGGGCGCGCTCGGGATATCAGGAAACCAGCGTCGACACCGGCAGCCGCTTTCTGGTGCTGGAAGAGGGCGAGCGCTACGGCGTCACCCCCGGCTCGCGCGCAGCGGAGCGGCTGGTGTTCGATCGCTATACGCTGCGTCTGGGCCTGAGCCGCGATCGTCAGGAGCTCGACTCGCTGGAGTTCGCCACTACGCCGGAACTTTGGCGCGACCCTGACCCCCGCGCCCAGGCGCAGTTTCAGTGGCGGGCCGGGCTTCCGCTGATGGTGTTCGTGCTGGCACTTCTGGCCCAGCCGCTTTCTCAGGTCAATCCACGCCAGGGGCGCTTTGCCAAGCTCCTTCCGGCGGTCTTTTTATACGTCGCCTATTTGAGCCTGCTGCTGGCCGCAGTAGACGCGATCGGAAGTCAAACGCTTGCCGCCGCGATCGGCGTGTGGCCCATTCACGGGCTGTTCTTGCTTCTGGGGGGCCTTTTGATCTGGCGCTCGCAACGTAAAGGAATGCGCTAA
- a CDS encoding leucyl aminopeptidase — MEFSVQTANPAKAETACLVLPVYKDSELLPCVAKLDDASERLIGQLLERGDFDAALGNVQLIPFAPGLGAERLLLVGLGAREKCQEAAFLKALDAAMTALVKLPIDDASVAFTDVVLERDTAWKARKTLEAAERALYRFDQFKSQPAPKATLTALHLIVTDNAEVESAQYGARVGTAIGQGINFTRTLGNLPGNVCTPRYLAEQAETLGQASKGALSVEILDEEALEALGAGALLSVGRGSVEPSRLIVMRYQGAEEADEAPHVLIGKGITFDTGGISLKPGEGMDEMKFDMGGAAGVFGTVKAVLEIKPKINAVFIVAAAENMPDGAATKPGDIVKTLKGLTVEVLNTDAEGRLVLCDALTYAERFTPASVIDIATLTGAAIVALGHHATGLLSNDDDLALDVLEAGDGAWDRAWQLPLWDEYQEQLDSNFADLANIGGRPAGTITAACFLSRFAEHFPWAHLDIAGTAWHSGKQKGATGRPVGLLTQYLLDRETDAQIEIGVK; from the coding sequence ATGGAATTTTCCGTTCAAACGGCCAATCCCGCCAAAGCCGAGACGGCCTGCCTGGTGCTGCCTGTCTATAAAGATAGCGAGTTACTGCCGTGTGTGGCGAAACTCGACGACGCGAGCGAGCGGCTGATCGGTCAACTCCTCGAACGCGGCGACTTCGATGCGGCTCTGGGTAACGTTCAGTTGATTCCTTTTGCCCCGGGCCTGGGCGCCGAGCGGCTTCTGCTGGTGGGCCTTGGCGCACGCGAAAAGTGCCAGGAAGCGGCCTTTCTCAAGGCGCTCGACGCCGCCATGACCGCACTGGTCAAGCTGCCCATCGACGATGCGAGCGTGGCCTTTACCGACGTGGTCCTCGAGCGCGACACCGCCTGGAAGGCGCGCAAGACGCTGGAGGCCGCCGAACGCGCGCTTTACCGCTTCGATCAGTTCAAATCCCAGCCGGCACCGAAGGCGACGCTGACCGCCCTTCACCTGATCGTCACCGACAACGCCGAGGTGGAAAGCGCCCAATACGGCGCGCGAGTCGGCACGGCCATCGGCCAGGGCATCAACTTCACGCGCACGCTGGGCAATCTCCCGGGCAACGTCTGCACGCCGCGCTACCTGGCCGAGCAGGCCGAAACCCTGGGGCAAGCGTCCAAAGGCGCACTGTCGGTCGAGATTCTGGATGAAGAAGCGCTCGAGGCGCTCGGCGCCGGCGCGCTTCTTTCCGTGGGCCGGGGAAGCGTGGAGCCCTCGCGGCTGATAGTGATGCGCTACCAGGGCGCGGAAGAGGCCGACGAGGCGCCGCACGTGCTGATCGGCAAGGGCATCACCTTCGATACCGGTGGCATTTCGCTCAAGCCCGGCGAGGGCATGGACGAGATGAAGTTCGACATGGGCGGCGCGGCCGGCGTATTCGGCACCGTCAAAGCGGTACTTGAGATCAAGCCGAAGATCAACGCGGTGTTCATCGTCGCCGCCGCCGAGAACATGCCCGACGGCGCAGCGACCAAGCCCGGCGACATCGTCAAAACGCTCAAGGGCCTGACGGTGGAAGTGCTCAACACCGACGCCGAAGGCCGGCTTGTACTGTGCGACGCGCTCACCTACGCCGAGCGCTTCACGCCCGCCAGCGTCATCGATATCGCCACGCTCACCGGGGCCGCCATCGTGGCACTTGGCCACCACGCCACCGGGCTTTTATCCAACGACGACGATCTGGCTCTCGACGTGCTGGAGGCCGGCGACGGCGCCTGGGATCGCGCCTGGCAGCTGCCGCTCTGGGACGAGTACCAGGAGCAGCTCGATTCCAACTTCGCGGATCTGGCCAACATCGGCGGGCGCCCGGCGGGTACGATCACCGCGGCGTGTTTTCTCTCCCGCTTTGCCGAGCACTTCCCCTGGGCGCATCTGGATATCGCCGGTACCGCCTGGCACTCGGGCAAACAGAAAGGCGCCACTGGCCGTCCGGTTGGGCTTTTGACCCAGTACCTGCTGGATCGCGAAACCGATGCCCAGATCGAAATCGGGGTGAAATAA
- the lptG gene encoding LPS export ABC transporter permease LptG has translation MFGALNPFDRLDRYIARNVLGAIIIVQFVLLGLDITIAYIGDLGDTQGNYSALDVLVYLGMRLPWRFYQYAPVAVLIGALIGLGTMASSNELTVMRAAGRSLGRILWGVMKPVLVVVAVVLLVAEFVSPRTEQFAEAWRLEQRQGEGTMLQSRSGWQLEGDSVYRFGAIRADDVVLDLTRYRFEDRRLVEATRAARASWEQGAWQLEGVNTTRIFEDRTESEYVDRMPWETDLTPTQLERLLRDIESQAPSELWAYANFLQSQGQSAEQPLLYFWQKVLMPLTMGSLVLIAASFVFGPLRTVAAGTRVFYGVVTGLVFKYVQDLLAPASSIFGFSPVWAVLVPTLACAVVGLFFLRRNG, from the coding sequence ATGTTCGGTGCCTTGAACCCTTTCGATCGACTGGATCGCTACATTGCCCGTAACGTGTTGGGCGCCATCATCATCGTGCAGTTCGTATTGTTGGGCCTCGATATCACGATCGCCTACATTGGTGATCTCGGTGACACCCAGGGCAACTATTCGGCGCTGGACGTCCTGGTCTATCTGGGCATGCGCCTGCCCTGGCGGTTTTATCAGTACGCGCCGGTGGCGGTGCTCATCGGCGCGCTGATTGGCCTGGGCACCATGGCCTCGAGCAACGAGCTGACCGTGATGCGCGCCGCCGGGCGTTCGCTGGGGCGCATTTTATGGGGCGTGATGAAGCCGGTGCTGGTAGTGGTCGCGGTGGTGCTTCTGGTGGCCGAGTTCGTCAGCCCCCGCACCGAACAGTTCGCCGAGGCTTGGCGACTGGAGCAGCGCCAGGGTGAGGGCACAATGCTGCAAAGCCGCAGCGGTTGGCAGCTAGAAGGCGACAGCGTCTACCGCTTTGGCGCGATTCGCGCCGACGACGTGGTGCTCGATTTGACCCGCTACCGCTTCGAGGATCGCCGCCTCGTCGAGGCCACCCGCGCCGCTCGCGCCAGCTGGGAGCAAGGGGCCTGGCAGCTCGAAGGCGTCAACACCACGCGTATTTTCGAGGACCGCACCGAATCCGAGTATGTTGATCGGATGCCGTGGGAGACGGATCTGACCCCGACCCAGCTCGAACGCCTTTTGCGCGACATCGAAAGCCAAGCGCCCAGCGAGCTGTGGGCCTACGCCAACTTCCTGCAAAGCCAGGGCCAGAGCGCCGAGCAGCCGCTGCTCTACTTCTGGCAGAAGGTACTGATGCCGCTCACCATGGGGTCACTGGTACTGATCGCCGCCTCCTTCGTGTTCGGCCCGCTGCGCACCGTCGCCGCCGGCACGCGGGTGTTCTACGGGGTCGTCACGGGGCTGGTGTTCAAGTACGTGCAGGATCTACTGGCGCCGGCCTCGAGCATTTTCGGCTTCTCGCCGGTGTGGGCGGTGCTGGTCCCGACGCTTGCCTGCGCCGTGGTTGGACTCTTCTTTCTACGCCGCAACGGCTAG